A portion of the Stella humosa genome contains these proteins:
- a CDS encoding hydantoinase/oxoprolinase family protein gives MRVGVEVGGTFTDLVAFDGDRIIITKVPSTPRSPDIGAHNALKAAGLDFTGIEDLAHGSTVATNAVLERKGARLAFVVTAGFRDILQLQRHDRRQIYDLEYRKPVPVVARRDTFEVVERVKGDGSVVTGFDEAAFRRDVLPKLVDGKYGAIAVCLLNAYANPEHERRISEIVEAALPGILVTCSHDVSRVFREFERASTTTLSAFVQPVIDRYLGGFEQRLAGDGFAGRFSVMQSNGGRLPASAMRKSAITALFSGPAAGVVGAVRQSMRSGFADVITFDMGGTSTDVCLADAGKAALANETEIDGLPIQTPVLDIVTVGGGGGSIVWVDDGGMLRVGPRSAGADPGPACYMRGGTEPTITDAQLIVGAVRPEAFLGGRMTIDTELARKAFAPLAERFGLSIEGMAESAIKLVNANIVRAIQLVSTERGRDPRDYALLPFGGGGPLHAASIADQLGVRTIVVPPNPGVISAYGLIASDFTKYATRTALMRLERGATDGVAVFRGLQKELADNFREMGFAGDLDFTFTAEMRFVGQAFEISVDFDEAGLGAITQQSLLKSFEEAHYRVFFHGLGANQKVEIVSFRVGASVPVAARQPLTMPADDGTAESAHDLYENGAWISCRHLPAGRMVVGEAVAGPLILSGATATTYLPSGWSAERDAADNIVMRKG, from the coding sequence ATGCGAGTTGGCGTAGAAGTCGGCGGCACCTTCACCGATCTGGTGGCGTTCGACGGCGACCGGATCATCATCACCAAGGTGCCCAGCACCCCCAGGAGCCCGGACATCGGCGCGCACAACGCGCTGAAGGCCGCGGGGCTCGACTTCACCGGCATCGAGGACCTGGCCCACGGGTCGACCGTGGCCACGAACGCGGTGCTGGAGCGCAAGGGCGCGCGGCTGGCCTTCGTCGTCACCGCGGGCTTCCGCGACATCCTCCAGCTCCAGCGCCACGACCGGCGGCAGATCTACGACCTGGAATACCGCAAGCCGGTGCCGGTGGTGGCGCGCCGCGACACCTTCGAGGTGGTCGAGCGGGTGAAGGGCGACGGCTCGGTCGTGACCGGGTTCGACGAGGCGGCCTTCCGCCGCGACGTGCTGCCGAAGCTGGTCGACGGCAAGTACGGCGCCATCGCCGTGTGCCTGCTCAACGCCTATGCCAATCCCGAGCATGAGCGCCGCATCTCCGAGATCGTCGAGGCAGCCCTGCCTGGCATCCTCGTCACCTGCTCGCACGACGTCAGCCGGGTCTTCCGCGAGTTCGAGCGCGCTTCGACGACGACGCTGTCGGCCTTCGTGCAGCCGGTGATAGACCGCTATCTCGGCGGCTTCGAGCAGCGGCTGGCGGGCGACGGCTTTGCCGGCCGTTTCAGCGTCATGCAGTCGAACGGCGGTCGCCTGCCGGCATCGGCCATGCGCAAGAGCGCCATCACGGCGCTCTTCTCGGGTCCGGCCGCCGGCGTCGTCGGCGCGGTGCGCCAGTCGATGCGCTCTGGCTTCGCCGACGTCATCACCTTCGACATGGGCGGCACCTCGACCGATGTGTGCCTGGCCGATGCGGGCAAGGCCGCACTCGCCAACGAGACCGAGATCGACGGCCTGCCGATCCAGACGCCGGTGCTGGACATCGTCACCGTCGGCGGTGGCGGCGGCTCGATCGTCTGGGTCGACGATGGCGGCATGCTGCGGGTCGGCCCGCGCAGTGCCGGCGCCGATCCCGGGCCTGCCTGCTACATGCGCGGCGGCACCGAGCCCACCATCACCGATGCCCAGCTCATCGTCGGCGCGGTCCGGCCGGAGGCGTTCCTCGGCGGGCGCATGACGATCGACACCGAACTGGCGCGCAAGGCCTTCGCGCCGCTGGCCGAACGCTTCGGCCTGTCGATCGAGGGCATGGCCGAAAGCGCCATCAAGCTGGTCAATGCCAACATCGTGCGCGCCATCCAGCTCGTCTCGACCGAGCGCGGGCGCGACCCGCGCGACTATGCCCTGCTGCCGTTCGGCGGCGGCGGGCCGCTGCACGCGGCCTCGATCGCCGACCAGTTGGGCGTGCGCACCATCGTCGTGCCGCCCAATCCGGGCGTCATCTCGGCCTATGGCCTGATCGCGTCGGACTTCACCAAGTACGCCACCCGCACGGCCCTGATGCGGCTGGAGCGCGGCGCCACCGACGGCGTCGCCGTGTTCCGCGGCCTGCAGAAGGAACTGGCCGACAATTTCCGCGAGATGGGCTTCGCGGGCGATCTCGACTTCACCTTCACCGCCGAGATGCGCTTCGTCGGCCAGGCCTTCGAGATCTCGGTCGATTTCGACGAGGCGGGGCTGGGGGCGATCACCCAGCAGTCGCTGCTGAAGTCGTTCGAGGAGGCGCACTACCGCGTCTTCTTCCACGGGCTGGGCGCCAACCAGAAGGTCGAGATCGTCTCCTTCCGGGTCGGCGCCTCGGTGCCGGTCGCCGCTCGCCAGCCGCTGACCATGCCGGCCGACGACGGCACGGCGGAATCGGCGCATGATCTCTACGAGAACGGCGCCTGGATTTCCTGCCGGCACCTGCCGGCCGGGCGCATGGTGGTGGGCGAGGCGGTCGCGGGGCCGCTGATCCTGTCCGGTGCCACCGCCACCACCTATCTGCCGAGCGGATGGTCGGCCGAGCGCGACGCCGCCGACAACATCGTCATGCGAAAGGGCTGA
- a CDS encoding TRAP transporter large permease, translating into MSSLTIGYLSMPMLIVLLLLRVPIGVALSLIAFVGLAIIANMRVAFSLLTTVPFELIGDWSLSAVPMFMLMGYICTETGLTTNLFRAARVFLAGMPGGLAVSSVAACTLFAAASGSSVATAAGMSRIAVPEMLRHRYDPGLAAGCVASAGTLGSLIPPSILMVVYAVFAGVSVSKLFVAGILPGLLSALMFSLMIVVRVKLKPSLAPDMEHRPTMAERVSAVRDAWPLPVLIVGVLGGIYSGWCTPTEAGAIGAALAVLIAMLRRQLRTKALGDAVRLAAEGTASLFIIAVGAGLYARFLGLTGVPGSLTGLLVGAEASPLLVVLIICAVYLLLGCFIDSIGIMLLTAPIMIPILQQVGIDLIWFGIIVVKLLEIGLVTPPVGLNVFVIKSTLGNAVSLTTIFRGAFWFIATDLVTLALLISFPMIALYLPSFMN; encoded by the coding sequence ATGAGCAGCTTGACGATCGGTTATCTCAGCATGCCGATGCTGATTGTGCTGCTGCTGTTGCGGGTGCCGATCGGCGTGGCGCTCTCGTTGATCGCCTTCGTCGGCCTGGCGATCATCGCCAATATGCGGGTCGCTTTCTCGCTGCTCACCACCGTGCCTTTTGAACTGATCGGCGACTGGTCGCTGTCGGCCGTGCCGATGTTCATGCTGATGGGATACATCTGCACGGAAACCGGGTTGACGACCAACCTCTTTCGAGCGGCCCGCGTCTTCCTGGCGGGGATGCCCGGCGGGCTCGCGGTCTCCTCGGTGGCCGCCTGTACGCTCTTCGCCGCCGCATCCGGATCGTCGGTGGCGACCGCTGCCGGCATGAGCCGCATCGCCGTGCCGGAAATGCTTCGCCATCGCTATGACCCTGGCCTGGCGGCTGGCTGCGTCGCTTCGGCCGGCACGCTGGGGTCGCTGATCCCGCCCAGCATCCTCATGGTGGTGTACGCCGTCTTCGCCGGTGTCTCCGTCAGCAAGCTGTTCGTGGCCGGCATCCTCCCCGGCCTGCTGTCCGCGCTGATGTTCTCGCTGATGATCGTCGTGCGGGTGAAGCTGAAGCCCTCGCTCGCCCCCGACATGGAGCATCGGCCGACCATGGCAGAGCGCGTCTCGGCCGTGCGCGATGCCTGGCCGCTGCCGGTGCTGATCGTGGGCGTGCTGGGCGGCATCTATTCCGGCTGGTGCACGCCGACGGAAGCTGGCGCCATTGGCGCCGCCCTGGCGGTCTTGATCGCCATGCTGCGCCGGCAGCTCCGCACCAAGGCCCTGGGCGATGCCGTGCGCCTGGCCGCCGAGGGGACCGCCTCGCTGTTCATCATCGCCGTCGGCGCCGGGCTCTATGCCCGCTTCCTTGGCCTGACGGGGGTGCCCGGCTCGCTGACCGGACTGCTGGTCGGCGCGGAAGCTTCGCCGCTGCTGGTCGTGCTCATCATCTGCGCAGTCTACCTGCTGCTGGGCTGCTTCATCGATTCCATCGGCATCATGCTGCTGACCGCGCCCATCATGATCCCGATCCTCCAGCAGGTGGGCATCGACCTCATCTGGTTCGGGATCATCGTGGTGAAGCTGTTGGAGATCGGGCTGGTGACGCCGCCGGTCGGGCTCAACGTCTTCGTCATAAAAAGTACCCTCGGGAACGCGGTCTCGCTGACGACGATCTTTCGCGGCGCGTTCTGGTTCATCGCCACCGACCTGGTGACGCTGGCCCTGCTGATCTCGTTCCCGATGATCGCCCTTTATCTTCCCAGCTTCATGAACTGA
- a CDS encoding helix-turn-helix domain-containing protein: protein MARQNSSQAAAELEPPADLQGWNGRQLHELRRARGLTLKELSIASGLSIGLLSQLERGISAPTIRSLQAVSDALKIPPSWFFQPREGADPGEQSIIVRRGRGRMMAFSSDFRKELVTPDLSGALEGLLVTIEPGGSSGQQPYHHPGEEMGYVLSGEMELWVEEERFHLRTGDSFRFRSERPHRFANPGSKPAQVLWVVTPPFY, encoded by the coding sequence ATGGCACGGCAAAACTCTTCCCAGGCTGCAGCGGAACTGGAACCGCCGGCCGACCTCCAGGGCTGGAACGGGCGCCAGTTGCACGAACTGCGCCGCGCCCGCGGCCTCACGCTGAAGGAATTGTCGATCGCGAGCGGCCTGTCGATCGGCCTGCTGAGCCAACTGGAGCGCGGCATCTCGGCGCCGACCATCCGGTCGCTGCAGGCCGTGTCGGACGCCCTGAAGATCCCTCCAAGCTGGTTCTTCCAGCCGCGCGAGGGCGCCGATCCAGGCGAGCAGAGCATCATCGTGCGCCGCGGCCGCGGCCGGATGATGGCATTCTCCAGCGACTTCCGGAAGGAACTGGTGACGCCGGACCTGTCCGGCGCGCTCGAGGGCCTGCTCGTCACGATCGAGCCTGGCGGATCGTCCGGCCAGCAGCCCTATCACCATCCCGGCGAGGAGATGGGCTACGTCCTCTCGGGCGAGATGGAACTGTGGGTCGAGGAAGAGCGCTTCCACCTGCGCACCGGCGACAGCTTCCGGTTCCGCAGCGAGCGCCCGCACCGCTTCGCCAATCCGGGCAGCAAGCCGGCCCAGGTGCTGTGGGTGGTCACCCCACCCTTCTACTGA